From the Babylonia areolata isolate BAREFJ2019XMU chromosome 15, ASM4173473v1, whole genome shotgun sequence genome, one window contains:
- the LOC143290532 gene encoding LOW QUALITY PROTEIN: uncharacterized protein LOC143290532 (The sequence of the model RefSeq protein was modified relative to this genomic sequence to represent the inferred CDS: deleted 1 base in 1 codon): MAHPIFCEVCNIGVSSEVTMRDHVKGRRHQQALGALERRKAMARNSLYCHGFPAAIPHSELRSYFQRFGPVTRIMVETQKACPQGCYCIVQYDTEAPVQKALNQRNHQLCGFTLTVRPRKPITPHRRPPDAERNQRKAKASKEEGQQADSLHEQLMGTLLQADSVLAQMEMLYESMRLSDIDLERRKNVCDYLHSVLQPFFPTCTIHQFGSSVNGFGMRGCDMDIFLDLHDTDVSLQREEILRHKLKPVNLPYIREIQALKTTEGPLMPSQLRQLSLVHRVKLMSRILMQHAHHCTEVLFVPSMRCPIVRFLHSPTGIKCDLSINNRLALRNTQLLKMCAEDRRVRLLVFAVRYWGRWKQVAGNQNCGPRLTNYCLSLLVLFYLANTSPPLLPSVQALADMTDAGQKCVIENWDCSLPEAMVPTSNTQSADELLHQFFQFYSQVSLSTSVISTRSGTVVPLNDFLLEKDNSPQLNDFKVKALAVQDPFVLHHNIAQNISNQIRDLLIQEIEYATAKTSKWPPSGSAPPPDPQTSQSADSQTSLPPQPLWGLPYLFSTQDCTPPTPDPSDLNTAASSWCEVVTQEKSTSLQWTFPVSLDLAALSSKALQALRAKGDYRAVWFRRVRTIFLWALREVFLFEVKAARDGGPCGSGGGGGGGGGWGGWEEWWWWWDGEERMCVEEEGEGGETVAGISTGSTETDSEGTSSRPSGAQEPAVLAETAPGARSPGSSDGRSHRVLGTKVDPPGFNSSSGAGGVEEGGMHSPHSEHSCSMPSPSEASPMSPHHAPEANGSPAEGACVQPHPATTQCCSHPPHSPPTDACEACSGLPPSSENNNHTQEHFMSGQALPSSECCDVEMMADSLAALPAPNHMGSSATVPGKGGRDLPNSCSVGEEASGSSVLPLRLEFNPVGDRKVYVSTEDDARSCSLEAVAQSGGVLNCDASRPEQTLPGTTLTPTAAANTNANTNARGSQPKGAKKCRPLRVYCEGRQKAWYGRKAMRTTLMAEGHADDLELEKLISKKIAERDAGSKSPPLRFYCTLCPVAKGERPEAQIAFEPAESLPKEFSVFPTFFKSYFTKLAAKNLFESATV, translated from the exons ATGGCTCATCCCATTTTCTGTGAAGTGTGCAACATTGGAGTTTCTTCAG AAGTGACAATGCGTGATCACGTGAAGGGGCGACGTCACCAGCAAGCACTGGGTGCTTTGGAGCGACGCAAAGCGATGGCGCGGAACAGCCTGTACTGCCATGGCTTCCCCGCAGCCATCCCCCACTCTGAACTGCGCAGCTACTTCCAGCGCTTTGGGCCCGTCACCCGCATCATGGTGGAGacacaaaag GCCTGTCCACAGGGCTGTTACTGCATTGTCCAGTACGACACAGAGGCCCCTGTGCAGAAGGCGCTGAACCAGAGGAACCACCAGCTCTGCGGCTTCACCCTGACAGTGCGACCACGGAAGCCCATCACCCCTCACCGCCGCCCTCCCGATGCCGAGCGCAATCAGCGCAAAGCCAAGGCATCCAAGGAGGAAGGGCAACAGGCTGATTCCTTGCATGAACAGCTGATGGGCACCTTGCTTCAGGCTGACAGT gTACTGGCCCAGATGGAGATGCTGTACGAATCCATGCGTCTGTCAGACATTGACCTGGAGAGGAGGAAAAATGTGTGTGACTATCTCCACTCTGTCCTCCAACCATTTTTCCCCA CGTGCACCATTCACCAGTTTGGGTCGTCGGTGAACGGGTTTGGGATGAGGGGCTGCGACATGGACATCTTTCTGGACCTGCACGACACTGACGTCAGTCTGCAGCGGGAGGAGATTCTCAGACACAAG ctgAAGCCGGTGAACCTGCCCTACATCCGTGAGATCCAGGCGCTGAAGACGACGGAGGGCCCCTTGATGCCGTCCCAGCTGCGGCAGCTGTCGCTGGTGCACCGCGTGAAGCTCATGTCCCGCATCCTGATGCAGCACGCCCACCACTGCACCGAAGTGCTCTTCGTGCCCAGCATGCGCTGCCCCATCGTCAGGTTCCTCCACTCGCCCACCGGCATCAAGTGCGACCTCTCCATCAACAACAG GCTGGCCCTGCGCAACACCCAGCTGCTGAAGATGTGTGCGGAGGACCGGCGTGTGCGGCTGCTGGTGTTCGCTGTGCGCTACTGGGGCCGCTGGAAGCAGGTGGCCGGCAACCAGAACTGCGGCCCGCGCCTGACCAACTACTGCCTGTCCCTGCTGGTGCTCTTCTACCTGgccaacacctccccacccctcctgccgTCTGTGCAGGCCCTCGCCGACATGACCG ATGCTGGTCAGAAGTGTGTCATAGAGAACTGGGACTGCTCCCTTCCAGAGGCTATGGTCCCTACTTCCAACACCCAGTCTGCAG ATGAACTGCTTcatcagtttttccagttttacagCCAGGTGTCTCTGTCCACCAGCGTGATATCGACGCGATCAGGCACCGTCGTGCCTCTCAATGACTTCCTGCTGGAGAAGGACAACTCCCCACAGCTGAACGATTTCAAG GTGAAGGCTCTGGCAGTGCAGGACCCCTTTGTTCTGCACCACAACATCGCTCAGAACATCAGCAACCAGATCCGCGACCTCCTCATCCAGGAGATCGAATATGCCACTGCAAAG ACATCCAAGTGGCCCCCATCGGGCAGCGCCCCCCCGCCTGACCCGCAGACCTCCCAGTCGGCTGACAGCCagacctccctgcccccccagcCTTTATGGGGCCTCCCTTACCTCTTCTCCACTCAGGACTGCACACCTCCGACCCCTGACCCCTCTGACCTGAACACAGCGGCCTCATCGTGGTGTGAGGTGGTGACGCAAGAGAAGAGCACCTCGTTGCAGTGGACCTTCCCCGTGTCCCTGGACCTGGCCGCACTGTCCTCCAAGGCGCTGCAGGCCCTGCGAGCCAAGGGAGACTATCGCGCTGTCTGGTTCCGCCGCGTGCGCACCATCTTCTTGTGGGCGCTGCGTGAGGTGTTCCTGTTTGAGGTCAAGGCTGCCAGGGACGGGGGGCCCtgtggtagtggaggaggaggaggtggaggaggaggatggggtggatgggaagagtggtggtggtggtgg gacggagaggagaggatgtgtgtggaggaggagggggaggggggagaaactgTTGCTGGAATCTCCACAGGGAgtacagagactgacagtgaaggCACCAGCTCCAGACCCTCAGGAGCTCAGGAACCGGCGGTGCTGGCTGAAACAGCGCCCGGGGCACGGAGTCCTGGGTCGAGCGATGGCCGGAGTCATCGTGTCTTGGGAACCAAGGTCGATCCTCCAGGCTTCAACTCTTCGtcaggggctgggggtgtggaggagggcggCATGCACTCTCCCCACTCGGAGCACTCCTGCTCCATGCCCTCCCCCAGTGAGGCCTCTCCCATGTCCCCACACCACGCCCCTGAAGCCAACGGGTCGCCAGCAGAGGGGGCTTGCGTCCAGCCACACCCGGCCACCACACAGTGCTGCTCACACCCACCACACTCTCCTCCCACAGACGCTTGTGAGGCCTGCTCAGGGCTCCCTCCCTCTTCggagaacaacaaccacacccaggAACACTTTATGTCGGGACAGGCACTGCCCAGCTCCGAGTGCTGTGACGTGGAGATGATGGCCGATTCACTGGCTGCCCTCCCCGCACCCAACCACATGGGATCGTCCGCAACAGTGCCTGGCAAGGGGGGCAGGGACCTACCAAATTCGTGTTCAGTGGGGGAGGAAGCCTCGGGAAGCTCAGTCCTACCCCTGAGGCTGGAGTTCAACCCTGTGGGGGACAGGAAGGTGTACGTCAGCACGGAAGATGATGCTCGTAGTTGCTCGTTGGAGGCTGTGGCTCAGAGCGGGGGTGTGTTGAACTGTGACGCCAGCAGACCGGAGCAGACTTTGCCAggcaccaccctcaccccaaccgcCGCTGCCAACACCAACGCCAACACTAACGCCAGAGGCAGCCAGCCCAAGGGCGCCAAGAAGTGCAGACCTCTCCGCGTCTACTGTGAGGGGAGACAGAAGGCCTGGTACGGGCGGAAGGCCATGCGCACCACCTTGATGGCCGAGGGTCATGCCGATGACCTTGAACTTGAGAAACTGATCTCAAAGAAGATAGCGGAGCGTGACGCAGGGTCCAAGAGCCCCCCCCTCAGGTTCTACTGCACTCTGTGTCCAGTGGCCAAGGGGGAGCGCCCCGAGGCCCAGATTGCCTTTGAACCCGCTGAGTCCTTGCCCAAAGAGTTCTCCGTTTTCCCCACCTTCTTCAAGTCCTACTTCACCAAACTCGCCGCCAAAAACCTGTTTGAGTCGGCCACGGTCTGA